A single genomic interval of Juglans regia cultivar Chandler chromosome 1, Walnut 2.0, whole genome shotgun sequence harbors:
- the LOC108995666 gene encoding TBC1 domain family member 13-like isoform X2: MLKGKLKLPLPEKARRVFPDRLGSLVAGFDDKEEDNGGSDIAFEPGEELETFQPNGFGSDRASDDDKKFQEELEVKVRPRPDKDGAGPASVSRVIAADEKRSDLEYELSRPEINLEKLQRIASTGLPDGGRLRAMAWKLLLGYLPPSRDLWEKELTENRKKYANLKEELLQSPSEFTKRKDGTFSSDEQHVDSDMDGPLQRQGISPEDHPLSLGKASVWHEYFQEAMRNILILFAKLNPAIRYVQGMNEVLAPIYFVCTTDTDEQNAGNVEADSFSCFVRLLSDSVDHFCQQLDNSAVGILSTLSRLSELLKANDEELWWHLEFTSKVRPQFYAFRWITLLLTQEFNFQVILRIWDSLLGNPFGVQDMLLRVCCAMLLCVKSRLLSGDFVANLKLLQHYPDINIEYLLQVAQDLSPDTSSFRLSP, encoded by the exons ATGCTCAAAGGCAAGCTCAAGCTTCCGCTCCCAGAGAAAGCCCGCCGGGTCTTCCCTGACCGGCTTGGCAGCTTGGTCGCTGGCTTCGAtgacaaagaagaagataatggGGGCTCCGATATAGCATTTGAGCCTGGAGAAGAGCTCGAGACCTTTCAACCCAACGGCTTTGGATCTGATAGAGCGAGCGATGATGACAAGAAATTTCAAGAAGAATTAGAAGTAAAAGTCCGGCCAAGGCCCGATAAAGATGGGGCGGGCCCGGCATCGGTGTCACGAGTCATTGCGGCCGACGAGAAAAGATCAGATCTTGAATATGAG CTTTCTCGGCCGGAgataaatttggaaaagttacaACGAATTGCTAGTACAGGGCTTCCTGATGGAGGACGTTTGCGCGCAATGGCTTGGAAG CTGCTCCTAGGCTACTTACCTCCTTCTCGTGACCTATGGGAAAAGGAGTTGACTGAAAATCGAAAGAAGTATGCTAATCTAAAAGAGGAGCTTCTCCAAAGTCCT TCAGaattcacaaaaagaaaagatggaaCCTTTAGTTCTGACGAACAGCATGTTGACAGTGATATGGATGGGCCTCTACAGCGACAAGGAATTTCTCCAGAAGACCATCCTTTAAGCCTTGGTAAAGCAAGCGTCTGGCATGAATACTTTCAG GAAGCAATGAGAAATATTCTTATCCTGTTTGCAAAACTAAATCCAGCAATTCGTTATGTGCAAGGCATGAATGAGGTCTTGGCACCGATATACTTTGTGTGTACTACTGACACTGATGAGCAAAATGCT GGAAATGTAGAAGCAGATAGTTTTTCTTGCTTTGTCAGGCTATTAAGCGACTCAGTGGATCACTTTTGTCAACAATTGGATAATAGTGCAGTTGGTATACTTTCCACTCTTTCCCGCTTATCAGAGTTATTAAAAGCCAACGATGAGGAATTGTGGTGGCATCTTGAGTTCACATCCAAg GTGAGGCCACAATTCTATGCATTCAGGTGGATTACATTGCTACTCACTCAAGAATTCAATTTTCAAGTCATTTTAAGAATTTGGGATTCTCTTTTGGGTAATCCTTTTGGTGTTCAG GACATGCTCCTACGAGTTTGTTGTGCAATGCTGCTATGTGTTAAGAGCAGGCTACTGAGCGGTGATTTTGTGGCTAACTTGAAGCTTTTACAGCACTACCCTGATATAAACATTGAATATCTTCTCCAGGTAGCTCAGGATCTCAGTCCAGACACATCTTCTTTTCGCTTATCTccatag
- the LOC108995666 gene encoding TBC domain-containing protein C1952.17c-like isoform X1, with amino-acid sequence MLKGKLKLPLPEKARRVFPDRLGSLVAGFDDKEEDNGGSDIAFEPGEELETFQPNGFGSDRASDDDKKFQEELEVKVRPRPDKDGAGPASVSRVIAADEKRSDLEYELSRPEINLEKLQRIASTGLPDGGRLRAMAWKLLLGYLPPSRDLWEKELTENRKKYANLKEELLQSPSEFTKRKDGTFSSDEQHVDSDMDGPLQRQGISPEDHPLSLGKASVWHEYFQHTEIVEQIDRDLQRTHPDMKFFSGDSSFSRKNKEAMRNILILFAKLNPAIRYVQGMNEVLAPIYFVCTTDTDEQNAGNVEADSFSCFVRLLSDSVDHFCQQLDNSAVGILSTLSRLSELLKANDEELWWHLEFTSKVRPQFYAFRWITLLLTQEFNFQVILRIWDSLLGNPFGVQDMLLRVCCAMLLCVKSRLLSGDFVANLKLLQHYPDINIEYLLQVAQDLSPDTSSFRLSP; translated from the exons ATGCTCAAAGGCAAGCTCAAGCTTCCGCTCCCAGAGAAAGCCCGCCGGGTCTTCCCTGACCGGCTTGGCAGCTTGGTCGCTGGCTTCGAtgacaaagaagaagataatggGGGCTCCGATATAGCATTTGAGCCTGGAGAAGAGCTCGAGACCTTTCAACCCAACGGCTTTGGATCTGATAGAGCGAGCGATGATGACAAGAAATTTCAAGAAGAATTAGAAGTAAAAGTCCGGCCAAGGCCCGATAAAGATGGGGCGGGCCCGGCATCGGTGTCACGAGTCATTGCGGCCGACGAGAAAAGATCAGATCTTGAATATGAG CTTTCTCGGCCGGAgataaatttggaaaagttacaACGAATTGCTAGTACAGGGCTTCCTGATGGAGGACGTTTGCGCGCAATGGCTTGGAAG CTGCTCCTAGGCTACTTACCTCCTTCTCGTGACCTATGGGAAAAGGAGTTGACTGAAAATCGAAAGAAGTATGCTAATCTAAAAGAGGAGCTTCTCCAAAGTCCT TCAGaattcacaaaaagaaaagatggaaCCTTTAGTTCTGACGAACAGCATGTTGACAGTGATATGGATGGGCCTCTACAGCGACAAGGAATTTCTCCAGAAGACCATCCTTTAAGCCTTGGTAAAGCAAGCGTCTGGCATGAATACTTTCAG CATACAGAGATTGTAGAACAGATTGATCGTGATTTGCAACGCACACACCCAGATATGAAATTCTTCTCAGGGGACTCATCATTTAGTAGGAAAAATAAA GAAGCAATGAGAAATATTCTTATCCTGTTTGCAAAACTAAATCCAGCAATTCGTTATGTGCAAGGCATGAATGAGGTCTTGGCACCGATATACTTTGTGTGTACTACTGACACTGATGAGCAAAATGCT GGAAATGTAGAAGCAGATAGTTTTTCTTGCTTTGTCAGGCTATTAAGCGACTCAGTGGATCACTTTTGTCAACAATTGGATAATAGTGCAGTTGGTATACTTTCCACTCTTTCCCGCTTATCAGAGTTATTAAAAGCCAACGATGAGGAATTGTGGTGGCATCTTGAGTTCACATCCAAg GTGAGGCCACAATTCTATGCATTCAGGTGGATTACATTGCTACTCACTCAAGAATTCAATTTTCAAGTCATTTTAAGAATTTGGGATTCTCTTTTGGGTAATCCTTTTGGTGTTCAG GACATGCTCCTACGAGTTTGTTGTGCAATGCTGCTATGTGTTAAGAGCAGGCTACTGAGCGGTGATTTTGTGGCTAACTTGAAGCTTTTACAGCACTACCCTGATATAAACATTGAATATCTTCTCCAGGTAGCTCAGGATCTCAGTCCAGACACATCTTCTTTTCGCTTATCTccatag
- the LOC108995583 gene encoding phospholipase D alpha 1-like isoform X1, translated as MAQLLLHGILHATVYEIDRVSGKGCCMGLCKLMENVELGFGKGKSKIYATIDVENTTVARTRLLKNEHSNLQWSESFHIYCAHKDSHIAFSIKEDDPIGARVIGKAYMPVGDIVSGEEVNGWLRILNKNHKPLHGGPKIHVKLQFFDVTRECNWSRGIRRNKFPGVPFTFFPQRHGCRVTLYQDAHIPDKFIPKIPLAGGKYYEPQRCWEDIFDAISKAKHLIYIAGWSVYTKIKLVRDLRRQKPEGELTFGELLKNKASEGVRVLMLVWDDRTSVKLLKKDGVMATHDEDTESYFHNTGVHCILCPRNPDNSESIVQDMEVSTMFTHHQKIVVVDSGMPIGNSGKRRIVSFIGGIDLCDGRYDTPLHSIFRTLYTAHHDDFHQPNFAGASIKKGGPREPWHDIHCRLEGQIAWDVLFNFEQRWMKQGIKGLLIRLKDLDKIFIGPSPVMYPEDYDTWDVQLFRSIDGGAAFGFPDSPEDAVRVGLVTWKDNVIERSIQDAYINAIRRAKSFIYIENQYFLGSSFCWNSQDLKVEQIGAVQLIPKELSLKIVSKIEAGERFSVYVVIPMWPEGIPESAAVEEILNWQKRTMEMMYKDIVQALQTKGIEANPKDYLTFFCLGNRERMKSGEYEPSEKPENDTDYSRAQKARRFMIYVHAKMMIVDDEYIIIGSANINQRSMDGARDSEIAMGAYQPFHLATSQPARGQIHGFRMALWYEHLGMLDDFFLQPESVECIQKVNQIARKYWDYYSSETLDHDLPGHLLSYPINIAENGEVTELPGTEFFPDTRAKILGSMSKFLPPILTT; from the exons ATGGCGCAACTGCTGCTGCATGGGATCCTTCACGCTACAGTCTATGAGATTGATAGGGTTTCTGGCAAAGGTTGCTGCATGGGCCTCTGCAAG CTGATGGAAAACGTAGAGCTGGGGTTTGGAAAAGGTAAATCCAAAATCTATGCAACAATTGACGTAGAGAATACTACAGTTGCCCGTACTAGACTACTGAAAAATGAACACTCTAATCTCCAATGGTCCGAATCTTTCCACATCTACTGTGCTCACAAGGATTCTCATATTGCGTTCTCTATCAAAGAAGATGATCCTATTGGGGCAAGAGTAATCGGTAAAGCTTATATGCCTGTTGGGGACATAGTAAGTGGTGAAGAAGTGAATGGATGGCTTAGGATCTTGAATAAAAACCATAAACCTCTCCATGGAGGTCCCAAAATCCACGTGAAGTTACAATTTTTTGATGTCACTCGAGAATGTAACTGGTCTCGGGGAATTAGAAGGAATAAATTTCCAGGAGTCCCTTTCACATTCTTTCCACAGAGACATGGTTGTAGAGTTACTCTTTACCAAGATGCTCACATCCCAGACAAATTTATCCCGAAAATCCCTCTTGCTGGGGGTAAGTACTATGAGCCACAACGATGCTGGGAAGATATCTTTGATGCCATTTCCAAAGCAAAGCATTTGATATACATTGCTGGATGGTCTGTATATACTAAGATCAAGTTGGTGAGGGACTTGAGGAGACAAAAGCCTGAAGGAGAGCTGACCTTTGGGGAGCTTCTTAAAAACAAGGCAAGTGAAGGGGTAAGGGTCTTGATGCTTGTTTGGGATGACAGAACTTCTGTAAAATTGCTAAAGAAGGATGGAGTAATGGCTACCCATGATGAAGATACGGAAAGCTATTTCCATAACACTGGAGTACACTGTATTTTATGCCCTCGAAATCCTGACAACAGCGAAAGCATTGTTCAAGACATGGAGGTTTCCACCATGTTCACTCATCACCAGAAGATTGTGGTTGTCGATAGTGGGATGCCCATTGGAAATTCTGGAAAGAGGAGGATAGTGAGCTTCATTGGTGGCATTGATCTTTGTGATGGGAGATATGACACTCCCCTTCATTCCATTTTCAGGACTCTATATACAGCCCACCATGATGACTTTCATCAGCCCAACTTTGCTGGTGCCTCAATCAAGAAAGGTGGACCTAGGGAGCCTTGGCATGACATTCACTGCAGGTTAGAAGGACAAATTGCCTGGgatgttttattcaattttgaGCAGAGATGGATGAAGCAAGGCATAAAGGGCTTGCTTATTCGATTAAAagatttagataaaatattcaTTGGTCCATCTCCAGTTATGTATCCTGAAGACTATGACACATGGGATGTTCAATTGTTCCGATCAATTGATGGAGGAGCTGCCTTTGGCTTCCCTGATAGTCCTGAGGACGCAGTCAGGGTAGGTCTTGTCACTTGGAAGGATAATGTAATTGAAAGAAGCATACAGGATGCTTACATCAATGCCATTAGACGAGCAAAGAGTTTCATTTACATTGAAAACCAGTATTTTCTCGGAAGCTCATTTTGCTGGAATTCACAAGACCTTAAGGTTGAGCAGATTGGTGCTGTACAACTAATTCCAAAAGAGCTGTCACTAAAGATTGTTAGTAAAATTGAGGCAGGAGAAAGATTTAGTGTCTATGTCGTCATTCCAATGTGGCCAGAGGGTATCCCCGAGAGTGCAGCTGTGGAGGAAATATTGAATTGGCAAAAGAGGACAATGGAGATGATGTACAAAGACATTGTTCAGGCCCTTCAAACCAAGGGAATTGAGGCAAACCCGAAGGACTATTTGACATTCTTTTGCCTTGGCAATCGAGAGAGGATGAAAAGCGGAGAATATGAACCTTCAGAGAAACCAGAAAATGATACAGACTACAGCAGAGCTCAGAAAGCCAGGCGGTTCATGATATACGTTCATGCCAAGATGATGATAG TTGACGATGAATACATAATCATTGGATCTGCCAACATCAATCAAAGGTCAATGGATGGTGCCAGGGATTCAGAGATTGCCATGGGAGCCTATCAACCATTTCACCTAGCCACTAGTCAGCCAGCCAGGGGCCAGATCCACGGCTTCCGAATGGCATTGTGGTACGAGCACTTGGGCATGCTAGACGACTTCTTCCTCCAACCAGAGAGTGTGGAATGTATCCAAAAAGTGAACCAAATTGCCAGGAAGTACTGGGACTACTACTCCAGTGAGACACTGGACCATGACTTGCCTGGCCATTTGCTTAGTTATCCCATCAATATTGCCGAAAACGGGGAGGTCACAGAGCTTCCGGGGACAGAATTCTTCCCAGACACCAGGGCTAAAATTCTTGGATCCATGTCTAAGTTCCTTCCTCCAATTCTCACTACCTAA
- the LOC108995583 gene encoding phospholipase D alpha 1-like isoform X2 — translation MQLMENVELGFGKGKSKIYATIDVENTTVARTRLLKNEHSNLQWSESFHIYCAHKDSHIAFSIKEDDPIGARVIGKAYMPVGDIVSGEEVNGWLRILNKNHKPLHGGPKIHVKLQFFDVTRECNWSRGIRRNKFPGVPFTFFPQRHGCRVTLYQDAHIPDKFIPKIPLAGGKYYEPQRCWEDIFDAISKAKHLIYIAGWSVYTKIKLVRDLRRQKPEGELTFGELLKNKASEGVRVLMLVWDDRTSVKLLKKDGVMATHDEDTESYFHNTGVHCILCPRNPDNSESIVQDMEVSTMFTHHQKIVVVDSGMPIGNSGKRRIVSFIGGIDLCDGRYDTPLHSIFRTLYTAHHDDFHQPNFAGASIKKGGPREPWHDIHCRLEGQIAWDVLFNFEQRWMKQGIKGLLIRLKDLDKIFIGPSPVMYPEDYDTWDVQLFRSIDGGAAFGFPDSPEDAVRVGLVTWKDNVIERSIQDAYINAIRRAKSFIYIENQYFLGSSFCWNSQDLKVEQIGAVQLIPKELSLKIVSKIEAGERFSVYVVIPMWPEGIPESAAVEEILNWQKRTMEMMYKDIVQALQTKGIEANPKDYLTFFCLGNRERMKSGEYEPSEKPENDTDYSRAQKARRFMIYVHAKMMIVDDEYIIIGSANINQRSMDGARDSEIAMGAYQPFHLATSQPARGQIHGFRMALWYEHLGMLDDFFLQPESVECIQKVNQIARKYWDYYSSETLDHDLPGHLLSYPINIAENGEVTELPGTEFFPDTRAKILGSMSKFLPPILTT, via the exons ATGCAGCTGATGGAAAACGTAGAGCTGGGGTTTGGAAAAGGTAAATCCAAAATCTATGCAACAATTGACGTAGAGAATACTACAGTTGCCCGTACTAGACTACTGAAAAATGAACACTCTAATCTCCAATGGTCCGAATCTTTCCACATCTACTGTGCTCACAAGGATTCTCATATTGCGTTCTCTATCAAAGAAGATGATCCTATTGGGGCAAGAGTAATCGGTAAAGCTTATATGCCTGTTGGGGACATAGTAAGTGGTGAAGAAGTGAATGGATGGCTTAGGATCTTGAATAAAAACCATAAACCTCTCCATGGAGGTCCCAAAATCCACGTGAAGTTACAATTTTTTGATGTCACTCGAGAATGTAACTGGTCTCGGGGAATTAGAAGGAATAAATTTCCAGGAGTCCCTTTCACATTCTTTCCACAGAGACATGGTTGTAGAGTTACTCTTTACCAAGATGCTCACATCCCAGACAAATTTATCCCGAAAATCCCTCTTGCTGGGGGTAAGTACTATGAGCCACAACGATGCTGGGAAGATATCTTTGATGCCATTTCCAAAGCAAAGCATTTGATATACATTGCTGGATGGTCTGTATATACTAAGATCAAGTTGGTGAGGGACTTGAGGAGACAAAAGCCTGAAGGAGAGCTGACCTTTGGGGAGCTTCTTAAAAACAAGGCAAGTGAAGGGGTAAGGGTCTTGATGCTTGTTTGGGATGACAGAACTTCTGTAAAATTGCTAAAGAAGGATGGAGTAATGGCTACCCATGATGAAGATACGGAAAGCTATTTCCATAACACTGGAGTACACTGTATTTTATGCCCTCGAAATCCTGACAACAGCGAAAGCATTGTTCAAGACATGGAGGTTTCCACCATGTTCACTCATCACCAGAAGATTGTGGTTGTCGATAGTGGGATGCCCATTGGAAATTCTGGAAAGAGGAGGATAGTGAGCTTCATTGGTGGCATTGATCTTTGTGATGGGAGATATGACACTCCCCTTCATTCCATTTTCAGGACTCTATATACAGCCCACCATGATGACTTTCATCAGCCCAACTTTGCTGGTGCCTCAATCAAGAAAGGTGGACCTAGGGAGCCTTGGCATGACATTCACTGCAGGTTAGAAGGACAAATTGCCTGGgatgttttattcaattttgaGCAGAGATGGATGAAGCAAGGCATAAAGGGCTTGCTTATTCGATTAAAagatttagataaaatattcaTTGGTCCATCTCCAGTTATGTATCCTGAAGACTATGACACATGGGATGTTCAATTGTTCCGATCAATTGATGGAGGAGCTGCCTTTGGCTTCCCTGATAGTCCTGAGGACGCAGTCAGGGTAGGTCTTGTCACTTGGAAGGATAATGTAATTGAAAGAAGCATACAGGATGCTTACATCAATGCCATTAGACGAGCAAAGAGTTTCATTTACATTGAAAACCAGTATTTTCTCGGAAGCTCATTTTGCTGGAATTCACAAGACCTTAAGGTTGAGCAGATTGGTGCTGTACAACTAATTCCAAAAGAGCTGTCACTAAAGATTGTTAGTAAAATTGAGGCAGGAGAAAGATTTAGTGTCTATGTCGTCATTCCAATGTGGCCAGAGGGTATCCCCGAGAGTGCAGCTGTGGAGGAAATATTGAATTGGCAAAAGAGGACAATGGAGATGATGTACAAAGACATTGTTCAGGCCCTTCAAACCAAGGGAATTGAGGCAAACCCGAAGGACTATTTGACATTCTTTTGCCTTGGCAATCGAGAGAGGATGAAAAGCGGAGAATATGAACCTTCAGAGAAACCAGAAAATGATACAGACTACAGCAGAGCTCAGAAAGCCAGGCGGTTCATGATATACGTTCATGCCAAGATGATGATAG TTGACGATGAATACATAATCATTGGATCTGCCAACATCAATCAAAGGTCAATGGATGGTGCCAGGGATTCAGAGATTGCCATGGGAGCCTATCAACCATTTCACCTAGCCACTAGTCAGCCAGCCAGGGGCCAGATCCACGGCTTCCGAATGGCATTGTGGTACGAGCACTTGGGCATGCTAGACGACTTCTTCCTCCAACCAGAGAGTGTGGAATGTATCCAAAAAGTGAACCAAATTGCCAGGAAGTACTGGGACTACTACTCCAGTGAGACACTGGACCATGACTTGCCTGGCCATTTGCTTAGTTATCCCATCAATATTGCCGAAAACGGGGAGGTCACAGAGCTTCCGGGGACAGAATTCTTCCCAGACACCAGGGCTAAAATTCTTGGATCCATGTCTAAGTTCCTTCCTCCAATTCTCACTACCTAA